CCGGCGCCCCTGGAGGTTCTCCTCGAGCTCGCGGACCTTCTTCTCGTCCCCGCGCGCCCGGGCGGCGTCGAGCTTGGCCTCGGCCTCGGCGATGGCGGCCTCGAGCTTGGAGACCATGTCGTCGGCGCGGGCCGACTTCTCGGGGTCGGTACGACGCCACTGGTCGTCCTCGGCGCGGCGGATGACCTGCTCGACGGCGCGCATGCGGCCCTCGAGATCCTTGATGCGGTCGCGCGGGACCTTGCCGGCCTCGTCCCACTTCTCGGCGACGACGCGGAAGGCCGTCTTCGCGGCCGCCAGGTCCCCGGACGACTCCAGGGCGGCGGCGATCGCCTCGGCCTCGACCAACAGCTCCTCCTTGACCACGGCGTTCGCGGCGAACTCCGTGTCGAGGGCGGCGTTGGCGGCGTCGCGGGCGCCGAAGAAGGTGTCCTGGGCGCCGCGGAAGCGGCGCCAGAGCTCGTCGTCGACGGCCTTGGGGGCCGGACCGGCGGCCTTCCAGTCGCGCATCAGGTCGCGGTAGCGGCCCGAGGTCGGGCCCCACTCGGTCGACGACGCCAGCGCCTCGGCCTCGGTGACCAGGCGCTCCTTGATGACGCGGGCGCCCTCGCGCTTCTCGTCCTGCTCGGCGAAGTGCGACTTGCGCGCCTTCGTGTACGCCGAGCGCGCCGAGGAGAACCGCCGCCACAGCTCGTCGTCGGCCGCCTTGTCGATGCGGGGGAGCTTCTTCCACTCCTCGAGGAGCTCGCGCAGCCGGTTGGCGCCGTTGCGCCAGTCGCGCCCGGCGGCGATCTTCTCGGCCTCACCGGCGAGTCGCTCCTTCTCGGCCCGCGCGTCGGCGACCCGCTGCGCCTTCGCCGCACGCCGGGCGTCGCGCTGGGTGGCGATGACCGGGCCGAGCTCGTCGAGCTTGCGGACCAGGGCGGCGATGTCCCCGACGGCGTGCACGTCGACCAGCTGCTCGCGCACGAGCTTGACCGATGACGTCGCCTCCTCGGGCGACAGCACGCCGGTCAGCACCCGTTGGTGGAGCAGGTCCACCTCGAGCGAGAGGTTCTCGTACCGCTTGGTGTAGAAGGCCAAGGCCTCCTCGGGCGTCGCGTCGGGCATCTGCCCGACCGCCCGCTCGCCATCGGTCGTCTTCACGTAGACGGTGCCGTCGTCGCCGACGCGGCCCCAGTCGGAGGTAGTCACAGTGGCCCATGCTAATCAAAGCCGGAGCGCTCGATAGGCTGGGCCGGTGCTGATCGCCGCTTTCCCCGCCGGACCGTGGGGCAC
The genomic region above belongs to Nocardioides sp. QY071 and contains:
- a CDS encoding DUF349 domain-containing protein; protein product: MTTSDWGRVGDDGTVYVKTTDGERAVGQMPDATPEEALAFYTKRYENLSLEVDLLHQRVLTGVLSPEEATSSVKLVREQLVDVHAVGDIAALVRKLDELGPVIATQRDARRAAKAQRVADARAEKERLAGEAEKIAAGRDWRNGANRLRELLEEWKKLPRIDKAADDELWRRFSSARSAYTKARKSHFAEQDEKREGARVIKERLVTEAEALASSTEWGPTSGRYRDLMRDWKAAGPAPKAVDDELWRRFRGAQDTFFGARDAANAALDTEFAANAVVKEELLVEAEAIAAALESSGDLAAAKTAFRVVAEKWDEAGKVPRDRIKDLEGRMRAVEQVIRRAEDDQWRRTDPEKSARADDMVSKLEAAIAEAEAKLDAARARGDEKKVRELEENLQGRRSFLEMAKKASADFS